Genomic segment of Xiphias gladius isolate SHS-SW01 ecotype Sanya breed wild chromosome 16, ASM1685928v1, whole genome shotgun sequence:
ttaaataccattACGTTCTTACCAGGCTTTCCGATGGACAGCGCGAACTCGGTCCACAGCTTTGTCTTCAAATCCTTGTCGTAGTAAGAATCCACCGAGGAATTAAAAAGGCAATCATGTTTGCGCCAGAAATCTATTAGCATGTTGTCCATTGTAGGGCCCCAGTGTGGTCCCCGTATCTGACCCCGAAAGTGCGTCATAGTCTATAGACTAAACTCCCGTTATTTACCATAATATATTTTGCCTACACCGGTTGATCTCACGGATTATGTTTTGCTTCTTCTTTAGTTTTGCTTCAGCCCGGATAGGATCAAAATTCAAAGGACCATTACTGCCACCACCTGATCTGGAGTGAGGACTGGCGGTTCAAGAGTAcatattctgatttttttacttaaaaaaaaaaaaaatcttttaatctatttattttgtgCACAGAAATTAGAATAAAGTCTATCCAACATTATTGATCCACATTTACATCaatgaaatataatttataaatgcATTCTTCTTTCCCCAagatgattatttattattatactgtTCATGGTGTAGCCAAGTATTAgatcatttttataattacattatatttgtactataaaatattattattgtaatattagtgttaatgcaatatttctcAAAACGGGAATAATAACAAAACGTGAGTCAATTTAAATTACATATATGTAAATCAATGCaaatatacataaattaaatatgatagatcattattattattagagcTCTTCAAAGTTGattgaaattttatttacaaaaaaattgtgGTATATTTTACATGTTACAAAAGGacgaaaacattttattaataaataaataaacacattagaaCACTGTACAATGAAttacaatgaataaaaataacttaaatatagtacatcaaatgaaataaaagcattacAAGACTACATCGGCGTTAAGTTCATGGTTGAGTTCATGTAAACGGATGCCATCCTCCCGCGTTGATTGACAGCTGCACGCACAGACCTGCCTGTAGTGCTTGTGTCGCTCTACCCGGCCTCCGCCATCTTGCCTCTCCCTGCCTGCTAGAAGCCGAGTGCGGAAGTGGAAACGGCACTGTGCGGGCTCAGGGTTCCGCCTGTGGACGGCTTGCCAGATCCTCCCGCCGACACAGCCTGCTATCCATCAGATTTAACCTTTTCTAAACAGAGACCCAGGGAGAGATGGCTGGACGGTTACCGGCGTGTGTTGTCGACTGCGGCACAGGGTAGGTTGTTCAAACCGGAGCACCGTGCAGACAGGGGTCTCGGGTGTCATGGAGGGGCTGAGTACGGTTAGGGACTGTCagtgtcatcatcatcatcagcagcagcagcagcagcagcaactggGTGTGTGTCTCCCTGTGTATATTTAGAGAGCTAGCCTGCGAGCTAATTCTCTAACGAACAGCCAAATGTGACACATTACTATCTCCCCTCTGCATTCGGAGATAAACCCAGTCAGGTCATTTGAGCTGATCCCAAGTGCACAGTCGCCGCTTATTTTTCACGTCCGTTGTCTTGGTCGTTAGCTGGTTTCACCATTAGCAAGGTTTCATCATTAGCAAGGTTTCATCGCAAGCTACAGTGTGTTTTCTTCCTGTCGAGTGGATTTGACTGTAAAACCCCAGCTAGTGTTTGCTGTTACAAGACCGAAACCCGATTGAGGAAGGACTCCCCCACATCAGGcttcattcatttggagtttgCTAAACGGTTAACATCAATCCAGTGTAACATTCTATGGTAATTTACCAGATTTTCCACACTCATATGTGCCGCCTAAAGAGTCCGTGACTTTAGCCAGTGCAATTCATAAATTTTTCTGCTCATTAGTCTGGGTTTGAGCAGGCGCAGTACTACTTCCTATACAGCCTACACTTCCTCATTCACGCTTTTTAGTCCATATATGGTTCTTTCTCGGCATCCGAGCATGTTTTTTTGATTAACTTCTCTAATTTCTTCTCTTTACAGGGCCACTGATTCTTTTCCAAAGCAATTTGTCTCAGATGTGTTTAAGCCATAGTATTTTGCTTTGAAACCAAATGATGTTTAAAGGACAGACCGAATATTACATGGCTAGATGTTATTTTAGATCCTCCTGCAGCACTATTTGTATTGATAGGTGTACATACCTCCTTTACTGCTTTGGTATTAGGTAGATCTTCACTTCTaatagtttttccttttgaaatgaaGGTTTAAACCATGTAAGACATTTGAAAGATTAtccagttattttatttattttttatttttattttttttaactgtacacacagtatactgtatactgacCCACACAGTCATTGTATCTGCCCCTTCGCAGGAGTGATTTTTGGGGGCTAAAAGTGGTTTGCATTGCTTGCATGTAGAGGCTTGAACTAGTCACTCCTCACATTGCATACCTCCCCACtcatcccccctcctcccttcaGGCTGTTAACCAGTCTGTTGCTTCTGATCTGCACTGGGACAGCAAAAGAAAGTGCTGCTGAGAATTGGGTTAGCCTGTGCTAGTTTCTACTAATCAAGCAGATGGCTTCTACTTTTCTGGCTGAGCCTTAAAGTCATAACACATATGTCCCAGTATCAGTGTCTACAAGACTTACTTTTTTATCTGCCGAAATAACACCTGGTCATAAAGTCACAGTTTACCCacaattcaaattcagtttatGATTATGTCTTTTTACGTGAAAACTTTGACATGCTATGGCTTGCAGTTTAGCCAGAGAGTACCAGGTATTGACAGATGTTGTAAAGTGCTGAGGAAGTTCAACAGCTGTCTCTGAGTCATGCTCATGATGTCCAAATGATGACAACTCCACTTCCTTTACACATCAACCTTCTAAGTGGTCTGGCTGCTATTATTAGAATAGACTACTTGACCATGTAATGAAAGAACAACAGTTACATCCAGATTTGAGCGTAGTTTAGGTTAGGTTGTCTTTTGTGCAAAACTGGCATTGTACTGTCAAATCAAGTCCTcgtcagcagaaaaaaatctcaggTGTTCCAGCTTAGGGTTTTCGAAGGGCTTGGGTGGAGTCATGCTTCATCTGTCTTCAGCAATTTCATAACACAAGGCTGCAATCACTAATGAGCCTTGGTGAAAAGGAGACCTAGATTATAGGTTGATAAGAAGTTGTCTGTTAGCATTTTCCAAAAagtacagacgggtgacaaattaaaggaaaagtctgaaTAATTAAGcggagaaacataaaaaatgcagatgcttccacacaggttcATGGTACAATTAAGTAATTTTACATCCAGTCATGCGCTGTGGCATGTATAATAATGCTGCGtaggcccagttgattctgattttgtatcaagatggcaaaaggaaaagatctaagtgactttgaaagggGGTTCATTGTTTGGACACGGGTGGCAGgagtttcagtcacaaagactgctcaactggttagtgtttcaataggaacagtgactaaagtgacatctgcatttagatctatgcaaaaaaatatcagtaaataGGGTTGGAAACTGTGGTTGAAAgagcacatttgatgaccgtaATGTTTGTGCATTAGTGtgatatgtaaagaaaaacagaggagcaacacttcctcaggtgactgagaatgtcaatgcaggacgtgatcagactgtgtcagcaacaaGACTCCATCGACAGATACATAGAGAAGGATATTATAGCAGgattgcagtgcataaaccattcattacaaagatgaatgcatatttgagagttcagtggtgcataAACAACAcgcagaggtctacagagattTAGAAGATATTATCAGATGAGTCATATGTGgatcatatgctatggccttcacagtcaccagatgtCAACCCAGCtaaacacctatgggagatttggTCCAACGTTTTAGACAGCACTGTCCACCACCATCATCTAAGCCCCAAAtcagggaatatcttttggaagaatggtgtccatccctccagtagagttccagagacttgtagaatcaatgccaaggtgtAGTGAAGCTTTTCTTGTGGCACATgatggcccaacaccttactagGAGAAGTTTATATTGGTTTTTCCTATATTTGCCACCTGTCTGTATATGATTCATTGAGTTcacaagactaggtcaaagcCTAGTATTTCGCTGAACtatcctttatctgtttgtctcCCACCTATTGTCTGTGCAAACATTTCCAGTAATTTAATACAACCAAACTCCTAATAAAGCTgttattaacatgtttttctctttctgttgtcagacaaaagaaaaattccaAATTAGTGATTGAACATGTTAACCAGGaatcacttccaagccatttccaagctgttgctctgcactgttaaaatcctgattttataacagcgacttcatctgacaaaatcaccatacacataagttaaagacaacagctctactgtgatttcagctacatATACtggtaaaatgatcagtcagagagaaagttagaagctcattcacgcCTGTGTCAGCTGCTTTGCAGTCAATTTAGTGAGACACATAAAGAGGTTTGCCTGTTGAGCGAAAGTCCGACCTCATGCTTGCAGCCttggcaactctcttctacagaaagttgctaaggtttgtccaaaaagtcgctagatttttcactaggtgcttttgtgaagaaaagttgctaaagggctGTGAAAattcagtaaatctagcgacaaaagCTCTAAGCTGgcacaatttatttaaaaagagcaatggccagtggtgtaacttcaacACTTAGTCAcgcggcattcggctgaccaatagtgtaactttatcagtcagtcagtcacagacattcaccaatagggctggccccgctgctGTGGTCCATTCAAAAATAGCATGGTGTAAGattcaaagaaaaagatacCAATATACAATCATTTGCCGAAAATGGTTTACTCCAGTACTTAAACTTATTGTTCTCAGCTCCAGCCGGGCTGTGCAATGATGTCCACTGTCAGCCATGTGGTGTGTATTAAGCTTGTTGAGGCAGGTTGCTTATGACAAGCTGGGACTGTTCTGTGGAATGAAGGTGTTAAGAGTACTGCTGCTATAGTCGGTTAGTGTCAGCCCGTGCTGTTGTTACTGTCATGAGACAACTATTGTTATCTCTGAATGCAAATCCATGCTTTTTTGGattaaattgacaaaaatgggtGATATCATGTTCACAGCCataaaaatcttgaaatatgGCCATTGGACACTCCATTCATAACTGATAATTAATCCGTGTGGAGTCCTATTTCTTAAAAGTTCACTCTCCTCTTCGCTCTTTTTTTGGCCTCCACCACCTGAGAGACTGTCGCAGCTGATGCTGATGATAGATGCTCCTctatgtttaccagctagtcgctaacgccgtctgtctgccgtttggtgtCGAGCAAGTTaagtacagtgggtttatcagagtttTTTCACTGGGAACAGCTACCTGGTCCTGCTAGAAAAGACACTGATAATAATGGtgggacaaaataaaaacaaattcgTGGgccattaaaatcaaaatattgaGCTGAAAGATCctaaaagattttaaaactcTCCGTAGAGGTGAGGAAACCTGCAAAGTCAGGTGGTACTTCTCTGTGCatttgtcactatgagtgacccctttcacgttaaacacagtcatttaattcaatgttaatataaaaatctcGATTAGTGCAGATTTACAGTAATACTAATGCTCACgtagatacagtatgttggcCATGTAACTCTGAAGGACGCACTTTTAAATTGTCACTATTTATTCTGTAACTGTTCGCATTTGAGGCTTTTATCAGACTTTCTTATCTGAAGTGACTTGCATGTTCAGTCTCAGGTGGCAGTTACCTTCAGCCCATACCTAAAGAGTTGGTGTAGTGTTATAggaaaaagtgtcaaaaaagtCAATATCATCCCCATTTCTGGGAGCATACATATTTTGTGTTAGTGtaatacatttcaaattatCAGAGCACATATACGAAATGCATCATGTATTTAAAGGCTTATTTTAAGAATTGCTCACAGTTTACTATTAGAACTGGCACATTGACAAGTGTGAACTATattacaaaacagaataaacttAGATCTTAAAAATTGACAAATCTAAAGAAATTGTGCCATTATTTTTAGTAATCCTGCACATAGTGGAGATGCCAGTTTTCTACTATATTTAAACATGATCAACTGGCTTGTGTGTTCCCAGAGTGTTCTTTCTCCTGGCTGTACCTTTAGAAAATCAACATTGGCAGCTCTATAGTGTTTTTGGTGTGCTTTACAGATAGGTGAAGTTGCCAGATTAGATTATATAACTATATTGACAATGTTTTCAGTTCATGACAAACCAAAAGCTTCTCACTTGAAGCAGAAAAAATAGGTGGTGGTGGTCATGTGCTCACTGTTGCTTGTCAGTTTGGACTACTTGTGTGTTTGGAGGGAGTATGTTAAGCAGTGATTCTGTATTTTAAGTCTAAGTTGGCAAGTTTGATATTGCAAGTCTTAAACTTTTAAAGAAACTATGGAAAGGTGATAAGAAGTTGTTGCTTTGGTGTTATGCACTTCTGTGGTAGTGGCACTTATTGTAGAGCGCTGTTCCTTAATCCTATATATCTGTTTCCTTTCTGTATTTATTCTACACAAACATCTGTTGTTGCTTATGTAAAAAATGTACCATTTCCTGTGTGTAAGAACATGATATCCAGGAAAAAGAAACCTTGATAGGTGCTCAGGACAAGAAATACAAAAGCTTACATGAATTTGTTAGATTTTGAATCTAAAAAGTTGTAGATTTGTACTTATTCAGATGAAAAAAACTAGGGACGCAGTTATTTTGGTCAATAGTTCAGTTATTGaaagtcaaatgaaatgatTGTAACTCACTTGTAACAACGagttaatttctttttaagacTGCTGATGTGGCCCCTTCCGGCTTCTTTCCAATAAAGTTGAATTCAAAGGAGCCACTGTTATGACCAGGATGCGGCCTATTATGCCCACAGTGCTTTGGTAGTTGTCAGCAGTGTCCTCTATCAGTCCCTTGGGTCCTGTGTGCAGGAAGTATGGGAGTCCTGTCTGGGCCTAACCCGGTCAGGACCACATCTGGTCAGCATGTGCCCCGCAGAACACCACTCAGACAGAGCAGATACATGGTGAAGGCTGTAAACTCTAAAGTCTTTGATGCTAAGCCTTAAGGTGTGCTCCAGGTGCTTAAACTGATTGTGGTTTGAGCATTAAGGTGAAAATGTTGCAGTCAggatgatttttaaaatcttgcataatttttttttttttttttatccttacACTTTCCCACTTAGGTTAAGGTTTTGCTCCCTTTTTATCATATAGAGAAATAGGAAATGCAGGATCTAGCAGCCATTGCCGAGGTCACGGCTAGTTTATATTAAGGATGGTCACTCTAGACAGAAGTGATCTTTTTCCCCTAGACAAATATGAATAGTCCTCAGTTCCCAGTGTGACATGAATGGCTCTTTTAATGGCCTCTTATTAGCAAACCCCAGAGCTGCCGCTGCTTTTGGCACCCAACCAACCCCCCTAAAGGACAGTGATGGCATTGATCAAAACAATAGGAGACAGCAGccaaaaataatctttactGAAGTAAACCTTCACACATATAAATGTAGCACCAGCAGTATAGCTGGTGCTTGGTGTTGTCCAGATCATGCAGCTTGCTTCTctatattgaaatgtaattcttTTCTCTTCCAGTTACACCAAACTGGGGTATGCAGGGAACACAGAGCCACAGTTCATCGTTCCATCATGTGAGTATTTTACTATGCATTAAATTCCCCTCACAGCAGCCAAGCAGGCCAGTGACACGAACAATGACCATGATGCATCATTGATAAGAGCAAAAGCTACAATTAATATgtgctaatttaaaaaataaattaaaaaaaaatcttttccgACAATGACAATATCCGTAGTGGTCTAAGTTTCGCTTGTTGCTATTATCCGCGATTGTCCCTGTAacactttttcatttccagtttaacTCTGTTATATGTAAAACAACTAGATGtacaatgatttaaaatgtaaaactaatttTTGATAAGTTTTGTCATGTAATTAACGAGCTCAACTTAATTTAATtcctaaaatatacagtacacaattTTGTACGAGAGATTAtcctctctgttgctctctgttgaattctctctttttttttttttttttttttttttttttttttgtcaggtatTGCCATTAAAGAGTCAGCCAAGGTCGGAGACCAGGCCCAGCGGAGAATGATGAAGGGGGTGGATGACTTGGATTTCTACATCGGAGATGAAGCAGTAGACAAGCCCACATATTCCACTAAGGTACATGACCCTGATGGCTTTACACACCCACAGAGGTGACTGACAAAACAGCTACTGTATTTGAATGTTTCAGTCTCTTATAGACCTGATATTTTAATTGTACATGTAATGCACTTAGCAATTTGTGAACAAGAAGCAGGCTAAAAGAGAGACTTTCCCCCTGCAGTGGTGGgtgactttttcttttgtattccCAAAACATGGAGTAGAGAGACTTCACAGGGGCATAAAAAATAGGAATCAACTCTGTGAAATCATTCGcctaaaaacagtttttcacaAGACTTGTAATGTGACATTATAAACAATCAAAGCCTGTATTCGTCTCTATAGCCCATTTTAAAGGACATTgattagatttatttattttttttgttagtggTTCAGAGATTAGAAATGACAGTTAgcatttattctttaatttgtAGGAACTACCCAGTGAGTTGGACTTGCTACATACACAACTATTTAAAGTGACAGATTAGATGAAGATGATAGTCTCTAGAGGAGATAGCTCTAAATTTGGTATACGTTCTGTGAATTTGCAGACAAAGTCTGATTTTACCAGATGCTGTTATTCCTGGCTATCTGGGACTCTGGGTATGTTTAATAAAAAGGCGTGAAAAATGCGGAAGCATGCACATAGTtgtttaattttcctctttGCTACAGGCAGCAGACCTTTCGAAGTAGGCTTGTCATGGCAGGTGttaataataactttaacaatggCTTTGTGCCAGATACATTATATGTCCCAGTAAGCCAGttagccagcatgcacaatactaAAGCTGTGCCCCAAATCCACTTACTAATTCTGAGCGGGCACATATGTATTGTGTTCCCCTAGAAAAGCGACAAGATAAAACTTTATCAAAATAGTCGGAATGTATAACAAAAAGaacttgatttttgagtgtgaTGTTGAAGGACACTATCTCACAATGCAATGCAGAAAGTAAAAGCCGGAGCTGATCACAATTGGAAAATACTGAAACAAATGGTGAATCGTAGTGAAACAGCCTCAAGAACTCCtcagaaaacaaagaataacTATGAAATTTCATGAGGAAGATGTAGTTGTCCCATTGTAAACTTTAACTGGCAgtggcattttaaaatttcagctTGATTTGATGTATAATGACTAAAGTATTGTGTAATtccaagtaataaaaataaaataaacctgcatgaaaaattccagtttttacatgtgtagaaaagatttgtatttcaGTGGTGAGGctacacaaagacactgtgtgCTTTTGAGAAACATCTGTGTACggatacaaagcagaaaactgcatGTAAAACTCAACGCTCAAAGGTCCCACACCGTGTGGGAGTTTGACCCGGTCTTTACACCTGAATCTGATTGGACAATGACAATCCAATCACAAACAAAGTCCATTAAGAAAGTAGATGGTTCCGTTACCTTGACCACTGATATAATTTGTTCACAGATTTATTCGCACACTCTTTTCAGCAAATACACATCTTTTCTACACATGCACTACTTGAATGTCACAGGCAGATTTGATTTACAGGCTTACAAAGtttgatttacaactacaatCTTTGGAATTACTCATGAACATCAGTTTACAAGCTCAGAATCCCTCTGACTGTAATTTGAGCCCATACACATACTATCCTGTACTGTATGCAATGAGTTTGTAGTATAGCATTTGGCATAGAGCcatgaaacacaacacacaaatgGAATGCAGCAATAGTGACTGTTGTTagtgacatttgtgtttatttgacaaGTTAAAATGTTCACTGAGGGAAAAGTCAATTTAGGAATGAAACGCAGACATTAACACTGTGTACCGCATATTAGAGTGACAATGAGCTTGCAGGTCCGGAGTTTAGTGCCATTCTTGAAGAAGCATTGTTTAGTAAAGTCTAGACATTGTTCCAAGCTGTTCACTgacctctctccatctccaaGTGTTGTGGTTGTTGGCAATCAGCTGCACCTGCTGAGTCTGGCATAACAACTGCATGAGCTCTTTAGACAGCTGACAAACTATGCATTTTAGAGATTGTTCTCACAGAGCAGTGCTTGAAGAGGAAACTGCCCTACGTTGTTGGACCCATGATCAGACTCTATTATGAGAGTCCACTCTGTTGCACTTCAGATATTCTGATTCGGTGGTTTAGAAGTGAACTTGACAATGAcctaagaaaaaaatgtggacatgtttttgctggaaaaatCATGTAGATGGGAATTTAATCCAAAAGGCAGGTTAAAAGCTAAATATATCGCAGGACAAATGTCCCTGCAGTTTAAATTTACTCCACACAGTATATATCACTATTTTTGCATCTTGTATTTTGGTCTTTCTCCAATTGTCATCCCATCTCAAATAAATTATTCTAATTACCTGAACCCTTGTGTTAACAGTGGCCAATCCGCCATGGGATTGTGGAGGACTGGGACCTAATGGAGCGTTTCATGGAGCAGATCATCTTCAAGTACCTGAGGGCTGAGCCTGAGGACCACTACTTCCTCCTGGTAGGAGTCTTGAAAAATGTGGCCAGTCTAGGGCTAGTAACCACAAAGTGTAGCCGCAAAAAATAGTTCTTAAAAtgccctcttctttttttttttttttagttttgttttttttttctctgtttgcagaCAGAGCCCCCTCTCAACACACCAGAAAACCGAGAGTACACAGCTGAGATCATGTTTGAGTCTTTCAATGTACCAGGGCTGTACATCGCTGTGCAGGTGAGATATGCTGGTACTTGTAGTTTGTTTATGACAGGGAGACACACATGATGCCTTTACATACATCTCTCATCTGGTTTATAATCTTGTTATCCTAATATACACTCAAAAGTCAGTTTTAAATTCTctattttatcacattttagtCATGAGCACTCCTTCCTAATGTGAACAGCTATAGCAACATTTGCATATTCCCATGAGAACATACAGTCAAGATATTATCAGTATGACATTTCCCTGTACACATGTGCGGCAGGCTGTGCTCGCTCTGGCAGCCTCCTGGACGTCCAGACAGGTGGGAGAGAGGACGCTGACAGGCACCGTCATTGACAGCGGAGATGGTGTCACCCATGTCATCCCTGTGGTGAGTTTACAGATTGCACTTTACAGCTGCGTCAGTtactcactgtctctcacacatgtacacagtcCCACGTTTTTAAAGAGTCAACATTTATATGTACGTATTGAATATGTTCCTTTGTGCATGCTCTTGTGGCCGTTCGGGAGTTGGGCGTTTCATAGAATTTATTGTGTTAAGGTCAGTGTTATCTTACATCGGTCATCTTTCAACACATTTGTGCCGCTGTATTTTAATAGCAGCTTGTTATTTTTACTCATGTAATATTTTAACTGTAACTAAATAGGACTTTGTGTAAACATCCGTTCTTTAAGTGACcttgctgttttaattttggAGAGAGACATAATTAATTTTGCTCCATTCAGAACAGCATTTTAATTGATTGCCGTGTTCATCATGTTCATTTTCAACTGCTACTAAACATAGCTGGCTTACATTTAATCAATATTAGGGGCAGCATTGGGTAGAAAAGTGTTATATTGAGGTTTTATACACTATGTGGCCAAGAATGAAGaattttctcccttttaaaaaaataatatttccacCTGTCTACTTGCTTAGTAATCGGAtagtgttgatttttaaaaccaGACCACAGTGTTTTGGAAGCTGGAAGGAATTACTCAGTTTTAGGAAATGTGCTTACAGAATACATTTAGAGGATGTGTGACTGAATCAGCATGTCTGTAGCCACTGCTGaacatgcacaaaaaatgaGCCAAACACAACACCATTGGGATGTGGAGAAGGACTTGAAGAAAAGCACAGATCTAATGGAAAAATTTCAAGCTATAACAACTGTAGACTCAGTGTCTCTTTCTATTTTCTACACTCTTGTACATTATATAATATCagttctctttctttctctttctgtgtcctctgtgtctctcaggcTGAAGGTTATGTTATTGGCAGCTGTATAAAGCACATTCCCATCGCAGGACGAGACATCACCTACTTCACCCagcagctcctgagggaaaggGAGGTGGGCATCCCACCGGAGCAGTCGCTGGAGACAGCCAAGGCAGTAAAGGTAGGTCCTCAGCTACAATACCCATCGTCCACTTCAACTGCCAGAGAGACAATAATTACCCCTACTGGTGTTGACTGGAGTCTCACAAGCTATTCCATGTGTCATCAGTGGGatacaacacacacagcctcttaTGGCTGTAAACTGGCAGTAACAGCAGATAACCTTGCCAAAGTGTCCCCTTTAGCGCTGGCACGCAACAACATCTTGAATGTGGTGATcctaatgtgtgtttgtgtaatgaaAAGGAATCTCATCGCCGTCATGTAGAGAGTGTCTAGGCAGGATGATAGACAGTCCCTATCATATTATACTGATatatgagaaaaatattgtaaactCACGGAGGAGTAgctacaacaaagaaaaatagtaTAAGCTAGCTCATgaaaaagttgacattttaacaAGAGAATGATAAGTTAATTCAggaatttataaaaacaaattcactaCATAAAGTTGCTACACGGATATTGTaggaatatgaaaatataaatgaaatataaacatgaaatTTCATGTTTAAACTTGATGTACAAAAAATTGTTGTTGGGTAAATcaagctcattaaaaaaatattaattgaatGGCCTGGGAGACACATTTCATCACTGGGTGAAGAACTCTTTGCCAGAAAAGATGCACAAGgctgtttttcctcttgaaaCTCCAGTTCCATTTAACATAGTGACAATGAAGGAATCCtagattttgaaaaatttgatgGAAAACTGgaattttattgtttactttatgtactttatttatGACTTTAAGTTTTGCCTTCCCTTGTTGTTGCTTCTTCCGTCagtcattacattttattgattcACAATAGT
This window contains:
- the LOC120801582 gene encoding actin-related protein 3-like; amino-acid sequence: MAGRLPACVVDCGTGYTKLGYAGNTEPQFIVPSCIAIKESAKVGDQAQRRMMKGVDDLDFYIGDEAVDKPTYSTKWPIRHGIVEDWDLMERFMEQIIFKYLRAEPEDHYFLLTEPPLNTPENREYTAEIMFESFNVPGLYIAVQAVLALAASWTSRQVGERTLTGTVIDSGDGVTHVIPVAEGYVIGSCIKHIPIAGRDITYFTQQLLREREVGIPPEQSLETAKAVKERFSYVCPDLVKEFNKYDTDGSKWIKQYTGINAISKKEFTIDVGYERFLGPEIFFHPEFANPDFTQPISEVVDEVIQNCPIDVRRPLYKNIVLSGGSTMFRDFGRRLQRDLKRTVDARLKMSEELSGGKLKPKPIDVQVITHHMQRYAVWFGGSMLASTPEFYQVCHTKKDYEEIGPSICRHNPVFGVMS